Proteins encoded within one genomic window of Halorussus salilacus:
- a CDS encoding DUF7847 domain-containing protein — MSLQLGRAIVDGSTRVFTRAGAMLLVGLVALQFLVQSSVNTVVAGLFPPEAAGELNQMLGLTLPVPGSVAGGLFVLALVLTSAYYVVLARAFVRPTSEQSALPADLYTRRIGRATLSQVVGGIFVGFAVGVGLAFLILPGLFLSVCFLFFGFAVAVEDRGILDALRRSWGLSRGNRLKLAVLVVLTGVVGAVIGVTGSVFDMANSPVVGEALVNVLGSVLYVFLYGVIAAAYLQVREDSEGFDGPETTGTPDDAFVAE, encoded by the coding sequence ATGTCTCTCCAACTCGGACGAGCAATCGTAGACGGGAGCACGCGGGTCTTCACCCGGGCCGGTGCGATGCTCCTCGTGGGTCTGGTCGCGCTCCAGTTCCTCGTACAGAGTTCGGTCAACACGGTCGTCGCCGGGCTCTTTCCCCCCGAGGCGGCGGGCGAACTGAACCAGATGCTCGGGCTGACGCTCCCCGTCCCGGGGAGCGTCGCTGGCGGCCTGTTCGTCCTCGCGCTCGTGCTCACCTCGGCGTACTACGTGGTGCTCGCCCGGGCGTTCGTCCGACCGACGAGCGAGCAATCCGCGCTCCCCGCCGACCTCTACACCCGCCGAATCGGGCGCGCGACGCTCTCGCAGGTCGTCGGCGGAATCTTCGTCGGGTTCGCCGTCGGGGTCGGACTGGCGTTTCTCATCCTGCCCGGGCTGTTCCTGAGCGTCTGCTTCCTGTTCTTCGGCTTCGCGGTCGCCGTCGAGGACCGCGGCATCCTCGACGCGCTCAGGCGGAGCTGGGGCCTCTCGCGAGGCAACCGATTGAAACTCGCGGTCCTCGTGGTCCTGACGGGGGTCGTGGGCGCCGTCATCGGCGTCACGGGGTCGGTGTTCGACATGGCGAACTCGCCGGTCGTCGGTGAGGCTCTCGTGAACGTACTCGGTAGCGTCCTGTACGTCTTCCTCTACGGGGTCATCGCGGCCGCATACCTCCAAGTCCGGGAGGACTCCGAGGGGTTCGACGGCCCGGAGACGACCGGGACGCCCGACGACGCGTTCGTCGCCGAGTAG
- a CDS encoding class I adenylate-forming enzyme family protein, which translates to MTLSLERRADLWGDRTAVVDAGDDRRVSYADLDRLADRFAGALADRGVGERDAVAVVSRNRVELLALLFAARRLGAALAPVSHRLTPATVEGPLDVVDPALVVHEPAQRDLIREVGDEDARSFGELRAEAEGEPKGYERVDTDPERSLLYLHTKGRADVRGDDSDPDQVTAERVVDLPERAVEWNCITAVAAWGLGRGDCAPTLLPLSDTDGLHRLVLPLLYVGGRVVVLRAFDPERALGVVEDRGATHLFAGATEYRELVADGAFERTDFGGVEWFGTRSPLPTDAREALADRAPVVRAYGRVETGPNDLYLPAERASASADPDRVGRPFPDCEARIVGDADATVPEGEVGGLELRGPVTARGYVDGETFGEWVPTGDLAYREGGDYHVLGPTAEAAEGEGERIHPRTVERALEAHEGVTEAGAVVDSEGALAAVVGDADPGELRAFVADRLPERAVPREISVVESLPRRATGEPDRAEIRRQLGGEERFETE; encoded by the coding sequence ATGACGCTCTCGCTCGAACGCCGGGCCGACCTCTGGGGGGACAGGACGGCGGTCGTGGACGCGGGCGACGACCGGCGGGTGAGCTACGCCGACCTCGACCGACTGGCCGACCGGTTCGCGGGGGCGCTCGCCGACCGCGGGGTCGGCGAGCGCGACGCGGTGGCGGTCGTCTCGCGCAACCGGGTCGAGCTGCTGGCCCTGCTGTTCGCGGCCCGGCGACTCGGGGCCGCGCTCGCGCCGGTTTCCCACCGACTGACGCCCGCGACCGTCGAGGGACCCCTCGACGTCGTCGACCCCGCGCTTGTGGTCCACGAACCCGCCCAGCGCGACCTGATTCGGGAGGTCGGAGACGAGGACGCCCGCTCGTTCGGCGAACTCCGGGCCGAGGCCGAAGGCGAGCCGAAGGGCTACGAGCGGGTCGACACCGACCCCGAACGCTCGCTGTTGTATCTCCACACGAAAGGAAGGGCCGACGTGAGAGGGGACGACTCGGACCCGGACCAGGTGACCGCCGAGCGCGTCGTGGACCTCCCCGAGCGCGCGGTCGAGTGGAACTGCATCACCGCGGTCGCGGCGTGGGGTCTCGGCAGGGGCGACTGCGCGCCGACGCTGCTGCCCCTCTCGGACACCGACGGTCTCCACCGACTCGTGCTCCCCCTGCTGTACGTCGGCGGCCGGGTCGTCGTCCTGCGGGCGTTCGACCCCGAGCGCGCGCTCGGGGTCGTCGAGGACCGCGGGGCGACCCACCTCTTCGCGGGGGCGACCGAGTACCGCGAACTGGTCGCCGACGGGGCGTTCGAGCGGACCGACTTCGGGGGTGTCGAGTGGTTCGGAACGCGGTCCCCGCTCCCGACCGACGCCCGCGAGGCGCTGGCCGACCGGGCACCGGTCGTCCGCGCCTACGGCCGGGTCGAGACCGGGCCGAACGACCTCTACCTCCCGGCCGAGCGAGCGAGCGCGAGCGCCGACCCCGACCGCGTCGGGCGACCGTTCCCCGACTGCGAGGCCCGGATCGTCGGCGACGCCGACGCGACCGTCCCGGAGGGCGAGGTCGGCGGCCTCGAACTCCGCGGGCCGGTGACCGCCCGCGGCTACGTCGACGGCGAGACCTTCGGGGAGTGGGTGCCGACCGGCGACCTCGCGTACCGCGAGGGCGGCGACTACCACGTCCTCGGACCGACCGCGGAGGCCGCCGAGGGCGAGGGGGAGCGAATCCACCCCCGGACGGTCGAGCGCGCGCTGGAGGCCCACGAGGGCGTGACCGAGGCCGGGGCCGTGGTGGACTCAGAGGGAGCGCTCGCGGCGGTCGTCGGCGACGCCGACCCCGGCGAACTCCGGGCGTTCGTCGCCGACCGGCTCCCCGAGCGGGCGGTTCCCCGCGAGATATCGGTCGTGGAGTCGTTGCCGCGCCGGGCGACCGGCGAACCCGACCGGGCGGAGATTCGACGGCAGTTGGGCGGGGAAGAGCGGTTCGAGACCGAGTGA
- a CDS encoding type 1 glutamine amidotransferase: protein MSRLRIAFINAAHEGESTRRNFRRELDADLVEFDATGGDLPETLEYDGVVISGSRSSVYWDEEWIPPTKEWVGEAVGAGLPCLGVCWGHQLLADVLGGDVRDMGEYEIGYREVEHTGDSQLFEGIDERFTVFTTHSDAVVELPPDATEIASNDYSNHGFRKGHVFGVQFHPEYDMATAEEVTKGKDLPDERLRKVLDGIHDENYGRACEAKTLFENFCDYAREVRDADTEFEADATPA, encoded by the coding sequence ATGAGTCGACTTCGCATCGCGTTCATCAACGCCGCCCACGAGGGCGAGTCCACCCGGCGGAACTTCCGGCGGGAGCTGGACGCCGACCTCGTGGAGTTCGACGCGACCGGCGGCGACCTGCCCGAGACCCTCGAATACGACGGGGTCGTCATCTCCGGGTCGCGCTCGTCGGTCTACTGGGACGAGGAGTGGATACCGCCGACCAAGGAGTGGGTCGGCGAGGCCGTCGGGGCGGGACTCCCCTGTCTGGGCGTCTGTTGGGGCCACCAGCTCCTCGCCGACGTGCTCGGCGGCGATGTCCGGGACATGGGCGAGTACGAGATCGGCTACCGCGAAGTCGAGCACACCGGCGACTCGCAGCTGTTCGAGGGAATCGACGAGCGGTTCACCGTGTTCACGACTCACTCGGACGCCGTGGTCGAACTTCCGCCCGACGCGACGGAAATCGCGTCGAACGACTACTCCAACCACGGGTTCCGGAAGGGCCACGTCTTCGGCGTGCAGTTCCACCCCGAGTACGACATGGCGACCGCCGAGGAGGTCACGAAGGGCAAGGACCTGCCCGACGAGCGGCTCCGAAAGGTGCTCGACGGCATCCACGACGAGAACTACGGGAGGGCCTGCGAGGCCAAGACCCTCTTCGAGAACTTCTGTGACTACGCTCGCGAGGTCCGAGACGCCGACACCGAGTTCGAAGCCGACGCGACCCCGGCCTGA
- a CDS encoding DUF7344 domain-containing protein — translation MKDGIADGSGESDGQRTVTPHQPNANASPLSQDNVFDALASRRSRYVLTFLREADEPVDMEDLVETVATWETGKPIDLVSKEHCERVFTSLRHSQLPKLSMMGMVEYDEDDDVVVRGPHAEQVDAYLDIATSRDDNVEL, via the coding sequence ATGAAAGACGGAATCGCAGACGGGAGCGGGGAGTCGGACGGTCAACGCACCGTTACCCCGCACCAACCGAACGCGAACGCTTCGCCGCTGTCCCAAGACAACGTCTTCGATGCGCTGGCATCGAGACGGAGCAGGTACGTCCTCACGTTCCTGCGGGAGGCCGACGAGCCCGTCGACATGGAGGACCTCGTCGAGACCGTCGCGACGTGGGAGACCGGCAAGCCCATCGACCTCGTCTCGAAGGAGCACTGCGAGCGGGTGTTCACCTCGCTTCGCCACTCGCAGTTGCCGAAGCTCTCGATGATGGGGATGGTGGAGTACGACGAGGACGACGACGTTGTCGTTCGGGGTCCCCACGCCGAGCAGGTCGACGCGTACCTCGATATCGCGACGAGCAGGGACGACAACGTCGAGCTGTAG
- a CDS encoding acyl-CoA dehydrogenase family protein: MLDYVSLEEDLGEEERMIRDTARRFVEEEVKPDVGDHWIEGTFPTDLIPEMGEMGFYAPNLDGYGLPNVSEKAYGLLMQELEAGDSGLRSMASVQGALVMYPIYAYGSEAQKERWLPGLGTGELVGCFGLTEPEHGSNPSGMETYAEKREARSASERSGTTAEKEGDEYVLNGSKTWITNSPISDVAVVWARDRSAEGNPVRGFLVETDRDGVSTNKIDEKLSLRASITGEIGLNNVYVPEDAVLPGVEGMKGPLSCLTQARYGIAWGAVGAARDAFETAREYATERDQFGGPIGRFQLQQEKLAEMATQITTSQLLAHRLADLKERGDLRPQHVSMAKRNNVRMARDQSRIAREMLGGNGITADYSPMRHMANMETVYTYEGTHDIHTLILGEDLTGIPAYE; encoded by the coding sequence ATGCTCGATTACGTTTCGCTGGAGGAGGACCTCGGCGAGGAAGAGCGGATGATCCGAGACACCGCTCGGCGATTCGTCGAGGAGGAGGTCAAACCCGACGTGGGCGACCACTGGATCGAGGGGACCTTCCCGACCGACCTCATCCCCGAGATGGGCGAGATGGGGTTCTACGCGCCCAACCTCGACGGGTACGGCCTGCCGAACGTCAGCGAGAAGGCCTACGGCCTGCTGATGCAGGAACTGGAAGCCGGTGACTCCGGCCTGCGCTCGATGGCGAGCGTTCAGGGCGCGCTCGTGATGTACCCCATCTACGCCTACGGCTCCGAGGCCCAGAAAGAGCGGTGGCTCCCCGGCCTCGGCACCGGCGAGCTCGTCGGCTGTTTCGGCCTCACCGAGCCCGAACACGGCTCGAACCCTTCGGGGATGGAGACCTACGCGGAGAAGCGCGAGGCGCGGAGCGCCTCGGAACGGAGCGGTACCACCGCGGAGAAGGAGGGCGACGAGTACGTCCTCAACGGCTCGAAGACGTGGATCACCAACTCCCCCATCTCGGACGTGGCGGTCGTGTGGGCCCGCGACCGCTCGGCCGAAGGGAATCCGGTCCGGGGGTTCCTCGTCGAGACCGACAGGGACGGCGTCAGTACCAACAAGATAGACGAGAAGCTCTCGCTCCGGGCGTCCATCACGGGCGAGATCGGCCTGAACAACGTCTACGTCCCCGAGGACGCCGTCCTGCCGGGCGTCGAGGGGATGAAGGGCCCGCTGTCGTGTCTCACGCAGGCCCGCTACGGCATCGCGTGGGGCGCGGTCGGCGCGGCCCGCGACGCCTTCGAGACCGCCCGCGAGTACGCCACCGAGCGCGACCAGTTCGGCGGCCCCATCGGACGCTTCCAGCTCCAGCAGGAGAAGCTCGCGGAGATGGCGACCCAGATAACCACGAGCCAACTGCTCGCCCACCGACTCGCCGACCTCAAGGAGCGCGGGGACCTCCGACCGCAGCACGTCTCGATGGCCAAGCGCAACAACGTCCGGATGGCCCGCGACCAGTCGCGCATCGCCCGCGAGATGCTCGGGGGCAACGGCATCACCGCCGACTACTCGCCGATGCGCCACATGGCGAACATGGAGACGGTGTACACCTACGAGGGCACCCACGACATCCACACGCTGATTCTGGGCGAGGACCTCACCGGAATCCCCGCCTACGAGTGA
- a CDS encoding thiol-disulfide oxidoreductase DCC family protein → MSNSEPESDSLPVIVYDDDCGFCAWSVAFADRRGEFDVLGFSELSDAERARLPDGYRECAHLLTDEGVYSCGEATEEILVRLDSPVALAARAFRRIPASERVRDPLYRWVADHRAWFGKLVRSGRLRR, encoded by the coding sequence GTGTCGAACTCCGAACCCGAGTCCGACTCTCTGCCCGTCATCGTCTACGACGACGACTGCGGCTTCTGCGCGTGGAGCGTCGCGTTCGCCGACCGCCGCGGGGAGTTCGACGTGCTGGGGTTCTCGGAACTCTCGGACGCCGAGCGCGCTCGACTTCCCGACGGCTACCGGGAGTGCGCCCACCTCCTGACCGACGAGGGCGTCTACTCCTGCGGCGAGGCGACCGAGGAGATACTCGTTCGGCTCGACTCGCCGGTCGCGCTCGCGGCCCGCGCGTTCCGCCGGATTCCGGCGAGCGAGCGCGTCCGCGACCCGCTGTACCGGTGGGTCGCCGACCACCGCGCGTGGTTCGGGAAACTGGTGCGTAGCGGTCGGCTTCGTCGCTGA
- a CDS encoding aldo/keto reductase — protein MTTIPSPGLGTSGNDDPDQCAESVRTALELGYRHLDTAQMYDNEAAVGEGIATSEVPREDVFLATKVHPTNLAPDDVATTARESLDRLGVEAVDLFYVHWPMRAYDPEETLPAFDDLREAGVTRHVGVSNFTVELLEEAREILDAPIVANQVECHPLLPQDDLLDYCRERDITLVAYAPLMQGEAGRVDALADVAETHDTTPEAVSLAWLSQREGVVPIPKATGREHLRANLDAPDLTAEEVARIDAIEDRERLVDPDGAAWN, from the coding sequence ATGACGACCATCCCGAGTCCCGGCCTCGGCACCTCCGGGAACGACGACCCCGACCAGTGCGCCGAGAGCGTCCGGACCGCGCTCGAACTCGGCTACCGACACCTCGACACGGCCCAGATGTACGACAACGAGGCGGCCGTCGGCGAGGGCATCGCGACCAGCGAGGTCCCGCGCGAGGACGTGTTCCTCGCCACGAAGGTCCACCCGACCAACCTCGCGCCCGACGACGTGGCGACGACCGCCCGCGAGAGCCTCGACCGACTCGGCGTCGAAGCGGTCGACCTCTTCTACGTCCACTGGCCGATGCGGGCCTACGACCCCGAGGAGACGCTTCCGGCCTTCGACGACCTCCGCGAGGCGGGCGTGACCCGCCACGTCGGGGTGAGCAACTTCACGGTCGAACTGCTCGAAGAGGCCCGCGAGATTCTCGACGCGCCCATCGTCGCGAATCAGGTCGAGTGCCACCCCCTCCTTCCGCAGGACGACCTGCTCGACTACTGCCGCGAGCGCGACATCACCCTCGTCGCCTACGCGCCCCTGATGCAGGGCGAAGCCGGGCGCGTGGACGCGCTGGCCGACGTCGCCGAGACCCACGACACCACGCCCGAGGCGGTCAGCCTCGCGTGGCTCTCCCAGCGCGAGGGCGTCGTCCCGATTCCGAAGGCCACGGGCCGCGAGCACCTCCGGGCGAACCTCGACGCGCCCGACCTCACCGCCGAGGAGGTCGCGCGAATCGACGCAATCGAGGACCGCGAGCGCCTCGTCGACCCCGACGGCGCGGCGTGGAACTGA
- a CDS encoding acetate--CoA ligase family protein — protein MGDSVPLDPLFSPDSIAVVGASPDSFYSANLIDNLLDYGFDGEFYPVNPSRDEAWGRTCYDSIEEVPETVDLVVVSVPREYAVGVVREAGELGVPAALVITAGFAEADEEGERLQSELAAVADEEDIRVCGPNCIGLANAVDSTVLTSTCSRPPEPGSIGLVSQSGALAFTTFFERAADEDVDFAYLASTGNEADLTVSDYVEYMADQPEVEVICAYVEGLADPDRFMTVVDRAVREGTPVLTIKIGQSETAEAATLSHTGSLTGDDAAWNGAFAQTGVERVPDIPDLLGRASVHQAFDPPASNRVAIASTSGGLASLLADMAAERGLELPDIDGETERALVEHDDLLTFGEMHNPADIRGYGADVLPDIAEVLFADDSFDAYVFALGLSAVDERADRIVPDVLEVAEGTDDPVVFLWTGRKEPDEPTDGLPYERVREEIPLFYDPERCMDALASLVDFGEVRDRVSEKPSRSELRSRTRVEEPPELPPGGVLGWSDAESLLDEYGIEPVETRLATDADEAAAIAAEVGFPVAMKVDSPDLPHRTEAGAVETGIDGEAAAREAFERIVGNAREYAPDAAIAGVLVQEQVEGGVEALVGASTDEVFGPLVTVAPGGTLVELLDDRAVRVPPISGDDAREAVEATKLAALLAERRDGPPIPVEPLADLLERVGDLVVENPEVREVDLNPVIVREDGAAVVDVLVRTE, from the coding sequence ATGGGAGATTCCGTACCACTCGACCCGCTGTTTTCGCCCGACTCCATCGCGGTCGTCGGCGCGAGTCCCGACTCGTTCTACTCGGCGAACCTCATCGACAACCTCCTCGACTACGGCTTCGACGGGGAGTTCTACCCGGTCAATCCCAGCAGGGACGAGGCGTGGGGACGGACGTGCTACGACTCCATCGAAGAGGTGCCCGAGACGGTCGACCTCGTCGTCGTGAGCGTTCCGCGCGAGTACGCCGTCGGCGTGGTCCGCGAGGCGGGCGAACTCGGCGTCCCGGCCGCGCTCGTCATCACCGCGGGGTTCGCCGAGGCCGACGAGGAAGGCGAGCGCCTCCAGTCGGAACTCGCGGCGGTCGCCGACGAGGAGGACATCCGGGTCTGCGGACCCAACTGCATCGGACTGGCGAACGCGGTCGACAGCACCGTGCTGACGAGCACCTGCTCGCGACCGCCGGAACCGGGCTCCATCGGACTGGTCAGCCAGTCGGGCGCGCTGGCGTTCACCACCTTCTTCGAGCGCGCGGCCGACGAGGACGTAGACTTCGCGTACCTCGCCTCGACCGGCAACGAGGCCGACCTCACGGTGAGCGACTACGTCGAGTACATGGCCGACCAGCCCGAGGTCGAGGTCATCTGCGCGTACGTCGAGGGGCTGGCCGACCCCGACCGGTTCATGACGGTCGTCGACCGCGCGGTCCGAGAGGGGACCCCCGTGTTGACAATCAAGATCGGCCAGTCCGAGACCGCCGAGGCCGCGACGCTCTCGCACACCGGGTCGCTGACCGGCGACGACGCCGCGTGGAACGGCGCGTTCGCCCAGACCGGCGTCGAGCGCGTCCCGGACATCCCCGACCTGCTGGGACGCGCGAGCGTCCATCAGGCGTTCGACCCGCCCGCGTCGAACCGGGTCGCAATCGCCTCGACGAGCGGCGGGCTGGCGAGCCTGCTCGCCGACATGGCGGCCGAGCGCGGCCTCGAACTCCCCGACATCGACGGCGAGACCGAGCGCGCGCTCGTCGAACACGACGACCTGCTCACCTTCGGCGAGATGCACAACCCCGCCGACATCCGCGGCTACGGCGCCGACGTGTTGCCCGACATCGCCGAGGTGCTGTTCGCCGACGACAGCTTCGACGCCTACGTCTTCGCGCTCGGACTGTCGGCGGTCGACGAGCGGGCCGACCGCATCGTCCCCGACGTGCTGGAGGTCGCCGAGGGGACCGACGACCCGGTGGTGTTCCTGTGGACCGGCCGCAAGGAGCCCGACGAACCGACCGACGGCCTCCCCTACGAGCGCGTCCGGGAGGAGATTCCGCTGTTCTACGACCCCGAGCGCTGCATGGACGCGCTCGCCTCGCTCGTGGACTTCGGCGAGGTCAGAGACCGGGTGAGCGAAAAGCCCTCGCGCTCGGAACTCCGGTCGCGGACTCGCGTCGAGGAGCCGCCGGAACTTCCCCCGGGCGGGGTGCTGGGCTGGTCGGACGCCGAGTCGCTGCTCGACGAGTACGGCATCGAACCGGTCGAGACCCGACTCGCGACCGACGCCGACGAGGCGGCGGCCATCGCCGCCGAGGTCGGCTTCCCGGTCGCGATGAAGGTCGATTCGCCCGACCTGCCCCACCGGACCGAGGCGGGTGCGGTCGAGACGGGCATCGACGGGGAGGCGGCCGCCCGCGAGGCGTTCGAGCGAATCGTCGGGAACGCCCGCGAGTACGCGCCGGACGCCGCAATCGCGGGCGTCCTCGTCCAAGAGCAGGTCGAGGGCGGCGTCGAGGCGCTGGTCGGGGCCTCGACCGACGAGGTGTTCGGGCCGCTCGTGACCGTCGCGCCGGGCGGGACGCTGGTCGAACTGCTCGACGACCGCGCGGTCCGAGTTCCCCCGATATCCGGCGACGACGCACGGGAGGCCGTCGAGGCGACGAAGCTCGCGGCGCTCCTCGCGGAGCGCCGCGACGGCCCGCCCATCCCCGTCGAGCCGCTGGCCGACCTCCTCGAACGCGTCGGCGACCTCGTGGTCGAGAACCCCGAGGTGCGGGAGGTCGACCTCAACCCCGTCATCGTCCGGGAGGACGGCGCGGCCGTCGTTGACGTGCTCGTCAGGACCGAGTAG
- a CDS encoding HpcH/HpaI aldolase/citrate lyase family protein: MTTTVRRSALFTPADQRSMMEKAADTDADALTFDLEDAVAPDRKGLARENLVAVLDEVDFGATEVGTRINAVGTDHWREDVDAAVAAGVDAVAVPMVESVEGVETLLGALDDATDDPPAVRLGFESPAGVFAADDIARRVEDAPEVVGMSFGIADYCREIGAPDISARVREFLEHRIRGCAALGGLDAFASPHLDVDDEEGLRERAESARELGYAGMSAIHPGQLATINEVFTPSDERVAQARRLVRAFDDSDSDSLLVEGVFLDTATVDRYRDVVAVAERIESDH, from the coding sequence ATGACGACCACCGTCCGACGGTCGGCGCTGTTCACGCCCGCCGACCAGCGCTCGATGATGGAGAAGGCCGCCGACACCGACGCCGACGCGCTCACGTTCGACCTCGAAGACGCGGTCGCGCCCGACAGGAAGGGCCTCGCGCGCGAGAACCTCGTGGCGGTCCTCGACGAGGTCGATTTCGGAGCCACAGAGGTCGGGACGCGAATCAACGCGGTCGGCACCGACCACTGGCGCGAGGACGTAGACGCCGCGGTGGCCGCGGGCGTCGACGCGGTCGCGGTTCCGATGGTCGAGTCGGTCGAGGGAGTCGAGACGCTCCTCGGAGCGCTCGACGACGCGACCGACGACCCGCCCGCGGTTCGGCTCGGGTTCGAGTCGCCAGCGGGCGTGTTCGCGGCCGACGACATCGCTCGGCGCGTCGAGGACGCTCCGGAGGTGGTCGGCATGTCGTTCGGCATCGCCGACTACTGCCGGGAGATCGGCGCGCCCGACATCTCCGCGCGGGTCCGGGAGTTCCTCGAACACCGCATCCGCGGCTGTGCCGCGCTCGGGGGCCTCGACGCGTTCGCCTCGCCCCACCTCGACGTCGACGACGAGGAGGGACTGCGCGAGCGCGCCGAGAGCGCCCGGGAACTCGGCTACGCGGGGATGAGCGCCATCCACCCGGGACAGCTCGCGACCATCAACGAGGTGTTCACGCCGAGCGACGAGCGCGTCGCCCAGGCGCGACGGCTGGTCCGGGCGTTCGACGACTCCGACTCCGACTCGCTGCTGGTCGAGGGGGTGTTCCTCGACACCGCCACCGTCGACCGGTATCGCGACGTGGTGGCGGTCGCCGAGCGCATCGAGAGCGACCACTGA